CGGCCGCACGGTGCTGCTGGCCGAGCCGCAGTGGTCGATCAACCTGTCGGGCCGCCCGGTGGCCGGGCTGCTGCGCCGGCACGGCGTCCCGGTGGAACGGCTGCTGGTGGTGCAGGACGACCTGGACTTCCCGTTCGGCACGGCCCGGCTGAAGCGCGGCGGCGGCCCCGGCGGGCACAACGGCGCCCGCTCGGTGCACGCGGCGCTCGGCACCGCGGACTACGCCCGGCTGCGGGTGGGCGTGGGTCGGCCGGCGAAGGGCGAGAAGGTGAGCGACTTCGTGGTGGCGCGCTTCTCGGACGAGGAGCGGGCGCGGGTGCCGGAGCTGCTGGAGCGCTGCGCGGACGCCGTGGAGGCCCTCGTGCTGCACGGGCCGCACCGGGCCCGGGACGTGCTGGAGGCCGTCGGCGCGCGCTGACCGCGGGCTGACCACGCGCT
The window above is part of the Kitasatospora sp. NA04385 genome. Proteins encoded here:
- the pth gene encoding aminoacyl-tRNA hydrolase; its protein translation is MGEQWLVAGLGNPTRRYAGTRHNAGFLVADRLAERHGARWRGLTTRTASFELDGRTVLLAEPQWSINLSGRPVAGLLRRHGVPVERLLVVQDDLDFPFGTARLKRGGGPGGHNGARSVHAALGTADYARLRVGVGRPAKGEKVSDFVVARFSDEERARVPELLERCADAVEALVLHGPHRARDVLEAVGAR